A single genomic interval of Lacrimispora sphenoides JCM 1415 harbors:
- a CDS encoding helix-turn-helix transcriptional regulator, whose protein sequence is MSKLITQIKKNRDLVNLSQAELASIVGVRRETIIRLEKGQYNPSLKLAMDISKVFNVPIETIFSYEEET, encoded by the coding sequence ATGTCTAAATTAATAACTCAAATTAAAAAAAATAGGGATCTAGTTAACTTAAGTCAAGCTGAACTTGCTTCAATTGTGGGTGTACGAAGAGAAACTATTATCCGTTTAGAAAAAGGACAATATAATCCGTCTTTGAAACTTGCTATGGATATTTCAAAAGTATTTAATGTTCCAATTGAAACTATATTTTCCTATGAAGAGGAAACCTAA